GGGATGGAAATATCACCCATGTAATAATAGGCGATGCAAAGGGCGTCTTTATCCCCGAGCTTTCTGATTATCCCCTCGGAAGGAAGTCACTCCGTGGACTCAGGCTCATCCACACCCATCTAAAGAATGAGCAGATAAATCAGGACGACCTTACTGACCTTTCCCTCCTGAGGCTCGATACCATCATTGCCATAGGGCTAAAAGACGGACTTCCTGGCAACATATACATGGCGTATCTGCTTCCTCCCGATTCAGGGCGGCCATATGAAATCCAGGGGCCTGTTACCTTATATCAGATGGATACGGACTTCAGGGATTTAATTACTACCATAGAAAATGAAATGCAAAAAGTCCAGGCTGGTGTCTTCAGCGTAGATGATAAAAGAGAAAGGGCTATATTGGTCAGTGTTTCAACAGGGCCAAAATCAGAGCAGGAAGATTCAATGGAAGAGCTGAAGGAACTTGCGCAGTCAAGCGATGTAATAGTCCTCGACACAGTGTTTCAGCGGCCAAAACAGATAAATCCAAAATACCTTATGGGAGAGGGGAAGGTAAAAGAGCTTGTAATCAATGCCCTTCAAAAAGGTGCAACACTCCTGATCTTTGACCAGGACCTCAGCCCCTCACAGATGAAGGCCATTGGCGATATAATAGAGCTTAAGGTCATAGACCGTTCTCAGCTCATCCTCGACATATTTGCGAGGCGCGCACACAGCAGGGATGGTAAGGTTCAGGTAGAGTTAGCACAGTTGCGATACAGGCTTCCCAGGCTGACAGGAAAAGGCACTGCTATGTCAAGACTCATGGGCGGTATTGGAGGAAGGGGGCCCGGGGAAATGAAACTTGAAGTGGA
This is a stretch of genomic DNA from Nitrospirota bacterium. It encodes these proteins:
- the hflX gene encoding GTPase HflX encodes the protein MPAIYGNISGLKGSALKAVERIYRRRIPHNKVLTPELARYMGEVSSSIGRQIGVLADRDGNITHVIIGDAKGVFIPELSDYPLGRKSLRGLRLIHTHLKNEQINQDDLTDLSLLRLDTIIAIGLKDGLPGNIYMAYLLPPDSGRPYEIQGPVTLYQMDTDFRDLITTIENEMQKVQAGVFSVDDKRERAILVSVSTGPKSEQEDSMEELKELAQSSDVIVLDTVFQRPKQINPKYLMGEGKVKELVINALQKGATLLIFDQDLSPSQMKAIGDIIELKVIDRSQLILDIFARRAHSRDGKVQVELAQLRYRLPRLTGKGTAMSRLMGGIGGRGPGEMKLEVDRRRVRDRIGLLERELESLSRARQQRKARRAERDIPIVSIIGYTNAGKSTLLNNLTKSTTFVEDKMFATLDTASRRLRFPRERDIIITDTVGFIRDLPEDLFAAFRATLEELKDANLLIHLIDVSSPRFEQHIASVEKILDALGLSEKDRILVFNKEDRVDSEEATFLCKRFNAISISALKPETFFRLLKAIEARLWPSS